The Clostridiaceae bacterium genome includes a region encoding these proteins:
- a CDS encoding acetyl-CoA synthase subunit gamma, with translation SLLLAIGNLLVLPSFSAYLAMNFTGSSTYTSFSGVIKEMKIAVPLIAISLIVGIVLLLINSIYV, from the coding sequence ATCCTTGCTTCTTGCCATAGGGAATTTGCTGGTATTGCCATCATTTTCGGCTTATTTGGCAATGAATTTCACAGGCTCATCAACATATACATCCTTTTCCGGTGTTATCAAAGAAATGAAAATAGCTGTGCCGCTTATTGCTATTTCATTAATAGTAGGGATTGTATTGTTGCTGATAAATAGTATCTATGTATAA